A segment of the Streptomyces sp. NBC_00376 genome:
GGCCGACTCGGCGGCCGTGAGCAGGCGCATCCTGCCCGGGTGCGCGGTGGCGTCGTGCCGGCGGAGCTGGTCGGCGTACACCTGGAGCAGGTCCTCGAAGGGGAGCTGCGTGCCGGAGCGGGGCTCGAAGAGCGAGGACTGCGAGCCGGGCTCCGCGGAGCGGGCCGGGGGATCGGGGGGCACGGGGGCGTTGTGCAGGCGGGCGTGGGCGGCGGCTGCGGAGCGGGGTTCGCCGAGCCGGCCCTCATGGGCGAGGAGGAGGGATTCGGCGACCTCGATGTCGTAACAACGGTCCACGGGGACGCCGGCCGCGAGCAGCCGCGGGTAGATCTCGGCGGTGGACCGCCACACCCAGCGGGTGACGTCCGGGCGGGAGCGGACCGCCGCCACCAGGTCGGGTTCGGTCACGACCGGGGCGGCGGGCAGGCCGGTGGGGGCCAGCGGGGCGAGGAGGGCGCCGCCGGTCTCCGTCATGGCCAGAGCCCACCGTTCGGTCATGCCTTCGATTCTGGCAGCCGGCACTGACAGCGGACGGTGGGCGGGCGGTGCGTGTCCCCCGGTCCGCGGGTGCCGGGAACGGAACCGGGACCGGGGGAGCGGCGGGCGTCAGGACTCGGACTCGCTGGTCCAGGTGCCCAGCGAGATCTCGGCGGTGATACCGGGGCCGAAGCCGGCCATCAGGCCGCGCTGCCCGTCGAGGGTCGATGCCTCGTCGAACATGCGGCCGAGGGCGTCGAGCACCACGGCGCTGGCTATGTTGCCGTACTCGGTGAGCGTGGCGCGGCTGAAGCGGAACGCCTCGGGCGGCACGTCCAGGAAGTGGCTCAGGTCGTCCAGGATGCGCGGGCCGCCCGCGTGGATGATGTAGAAGTCCATCTTGCCCGCGTTCCACTGGTGCTCCTCGGCGACCGCCTCCAGGGCCGGTGCGAGGGGTTCCATGGTTCCGGGGACCCGCTTGTCGAGCTGGAAGTGGAACCCGGTGGACCGGACCGCGTAGGAGATCCAGTCCTCGGTTGCCGGGATGACGAACGAGCCGTTGCGCTCCAGACGGACTCCGGTGCCCCCGCTGCCGCGGAGCACGACGGCGGCTATGCCGTCGCCGAACAGCCCGTTGGACAGCAGCGATCCCACGCCCAGGTCGGTGGGCTGGTAGCAGAGCGAGCAGAACTCGCAGGCCACGATCAGCACATTGGCGTCGGGGTACGCCGTGCAGAAGTCATGGGCCCGGTTGACCGCCGCGCCGCCCGCGGCGCAGCCGAGCTGGGCGATCGGCAGCTGCCGGGTCTCCGGCCGGAAGCCCAGCTCGCCGATGAGCCACGCGGTCGGCGGCGGCATCATGAAGCCGGTGCAGGAGACGTAGACGATCAAGTCTATCTGCTGCGGCTCCAGTTCGGCCTGGTCGAGCGCCTGGCGCACCACCGCCGGAACGCGGGCCTTGGTGTGTTCCTCGTAGGTGATGCTGCGGGCGTCGAAGCCCGGGTGCTGCAGCACCTTGTCGATCGGCTGGATCAGATGCCGTTTCTGCACCCCGGTGTGTTCGATCAGCCGAAGGACCAGGTCTATCTGCGGGTGGTCGCCGTGCAACCGTTGTGCCAGCTCAAGGGTTTCCTCGTTGGTGATGACGTACTCGGGAACCGCGATGGCCGGCTTGCAGAGAACCGCCATGGAACTCCTCCTAGCGGGCATGGTCCAACACGGCCGGGCCCGAAGGGTTCCGGGGCATCCCGGCCGGAGGCGGCCACCACGGTGCCGCACACGCGGCGTCGCACGGATGCGGACACGGGGTGGATTCCGGCGCCGGGCCAGATACCCCTGGAACGGGCGCGGACGGGCCGACCGTCGAAGACTGACGTTCTAGCCGTTCGTGGGCGGAAGCGGATCCGCCACGGCTTGGGTGGCCGTCGGGATCACGATACGGCAGGTGGATCGGGGCCGCACGCCGAGCGCGCCGAGGCGCCGCGCGGGCCCTGCGGAGGAGAGCGGCGCGGGCTCTGCGGAGGAGTGGGCGCGGGCCCTGCGGAGGACAGTGGCGCGCGCTCTGCGGAGGAGTGGCGCGGGCCCTGCGGGGAGTGGGCCGGGTCGTCCGCCGGAGCCCCCGGCCGCCGCCCCGGGGCGGCCCCGGACCGCCCCGGAGGCGTCCGGGTTGCCGCCGGCCGGGGGCCGACGCATCATCGATGTCGGCTGCCCGGGCGCCCGCTCACCAGGTGACGGGCAGTTCGAGGGGATAGCGCCAGATCGACGTTCTGTTCCAGCGCACCTCCTCGGCCGGAGCCGCCAGTTTCAGTGCGGGGAAGCGCTTCAGCAGCGTCCCGATGGCGATCTGGAGCTCGGTGGCCGCGAGCGGGGCACCGAGGCAGTGGTGCCCGCCCCACCCGAAGGTCATGTGGGACGGCCCCTCGCGCTCCAGGTCCAGCTCGTCGGGGCGGTCGAACTTCCGGCCGTCGCGGTTGGCCGTCAGATAGGAGACGTGCACGATGTCCCCTTCCCGGATCCGTACGCCGCTCAGCTCCACGTCCTCCAGGGCGACCCGGGGGATGCCGACGCCCTTGCGGAAGGGGATGAAGCGCAGCAGCTCCTCGATGGCCTGCGGGAGCATCTCGGGGCGGTCGCGCACCATGGCGAGCTCGGCGGGCCTGGTGAGCAGCGTGTAGGCGATGTTCCCGATCTCGTACGTGGTGGTGTCCTGGCCGGTGATCAGCAGGACCATGGCCATGACGGCCAGTTCCTGGTCGTCGAGGAGCTCGTCCCCGTCGCGGGCGGTGGCCAGCGCGCTGATCAGGTCGTCGCCCGGGTTGGCGCGCCGTTCGGCGGTCAGCTCCTCGAAATAGGCGCGGAGCTCGGCCTTGGACCGGATCGCCGCTTCCTTGTTGTCGACGGTGGTGTCCATCATGGTCCGGGCGTGGGCGCGCAGTTGTGCCTGGTCGGCGTCCGGGATGTCGAGGACCTCGCAGATGGTGGTCAGGGGCAGCGGCGCGGCCAGATGCTCGAACAGGTCGGCCGGGGCGCCGTGTTCCTCCATGCGGTCCAGCAGCTCGTCGACCACATGCTGTGTGCGGACCCGCATGCGCTCCAGGTGACGGGGGGCGAAGCCCTTGGAGATCAGGCTGCGCAGGCGGCTGCTGCCCGGCGGGTCCATGACGTTGATCGCCTCGTCCTGGACGATCGGCTCGGGGGTCATGCGCGGGAAGTTCCGGCCGATGATGGCGCTGCGGCTGAAGCGCCGGTCGGTGGTCACCGTACGCACGTCGTCGTAGCCGGTGACGAGCCACGCATCGCCGTCGCCGTGCGGGAGACGGATGCGGGAGACGGGCTCTTCGGTCATCAAGTGCCTGAGCACCGGGTCGAATTCGAGGGCCTCGGCGTAGTCGAACGGGCAGTGCCGTGCGCCGGCTACTGGTTCCATGCGGAGCTCCAGACGGGGATCTGACGGGTGGTCCACGCGATCGCGGGCTTGGACGGGACATGGGTGCCCGGTCGTCCGCCGGGCCACGCGCCGCTCCGGCCCGATTGGTCCATATGAAGAACGGATCGGACGGCGCCGGTCGCTGGACCGGCGCAATCCGGTCCGGCGACCGGCGGAAGGGCGGTGGCCGGTGGGTGCGCGGCCGGGGGTCAGCCGCCCGGTACGACGTCGGTGGCGTCCACCGCGGGGCGCAGCGCGCGGGCGAGCGCGACACCGTCGCCCACCGCCCAGAAGTGGGTGAAGAACAGGCGGGGGTGCTCCGACAGATGGTGGTTGTGCAGTTCGACGAGCTTGATCCCGCCGCGCCGCAGCGCCTTCAGCACGTGCGGGACCTCGTCGGCGCGCATGGCGCAGTCGCCGCTGAGCGCGGCCCGGCCGCCGCCCAGCGGCTGGAAGTTGAACGCGCTGGTCGACCCCAGGCCGGGCGGCAGGATCAGATGGCCGTCCGTGATGGTCTCGCGGCGGACGAAGAGGACCTTGTAGAGCCCGTCCTCGGTGGACCCCTTGGCGCCCAGCGCCGCCTCCATCCCGGCGAT
Coding sequences within it:
- a CDS encoding type III polyketide synthase — its product is MAVLCKPAIAVPEYVITNEETLELAQRLHGDHPQIDLVLRLIEHTGVQKRHLIQPIDKVLQHPGFDARSITYEEHTKARVPAVVRQALDQAELEPQQIDLIVYVSCTGFMMPPPTAWLIGELGFRPETRQLPIAQLGCAAGGAAVNRAHDFCTAYPDANVLIVACEFCSLCYQPTDLGVGSLLSNGLFGDGIAAVVLRGSGGTGVRLERNGSFVIPATEDWISYAVRSTGFHFQLDKRVPGTMEPLAPALEAVAEEHQWNAGKMDFYIIHAGGPRILDDLSHFLDVPPEAFRFSRATLTEYGNIASAVVLDALGRMFDEASTLDGQRGLMAGFGPGITAEISLGTWTSESES
- a CDS encoding cytochrome P450, whose amino-acid sequence is MEPVAGARHCPFDYAEALEFDPVLRHLMTEEPVSRIRLPHGDGDAWLVTGYDDVRTVTTDRRFSRSAIIGRNFPRMTPEPIVQDEAINVMDPPGSSRLRSLISKGFAPRHLERMRVRTQHVVDELLDRMEEHGAPADLFEHLAAPLPLTTICEVLDIPDADQAQLRAHARTMMDTTVDNKEAAIRSKAELRAYFEELTAERRANPGDDLISALATARDGDELLDDQELAVMAMVLLITGQDTTTYEIGNIAYTLLTRPAELAMVRDRPEMLPQAIEELLRFIPFRKGVGIPRVALEDVELSGVRIREGDIVHVSYLTANRDGRKFDRPDELDLEREGPSHMTFGWGGHHCLGAPLAATELQIAIGTLLKRFPALKLAAPAEEVRWNRTSIWRYPLELPVTW